GATAGAAAAATTACTTCGTTTTCAAGGAGTAGGCTAGGCAATGAAGTGGTGTGCAATTTTTAGTCCACCGTTCAATGAGTATATTGTGTACCACATCATAGAATGGAGACTCCTCATAGTCTTCCTTGCCTTCATGTCGGTATATTTCTTTCTTCACATTTTCTatcatggaatcccacattTCATACACCTTATAAAGAATAGGTGCATCCGTGTCAGCCACTCGAAGCATCTCATAAATAGGTTCTGTGAATCTCAGAATATATGCAACCTTGTCCCACCACAAATCATTCAAAACATAATCCCTCACAGTTTGAGCTTTTCCTACATCATCTTCTCTATATGACATCCATTCCTCACTAACGACCATAtttcaaagattttgttttacttgaaacAATCTTTTAAGCATAATGATTATTGAAGCAAATCGTGTTTCAGCAACAGCAAGTAACTTCAAAGGGgaatatgaattaaaaattgCTAATCTCATAGAATGATTTGTGATGAAAATACGAATGAAAGTTGCCTCATCTGAAACTTGTGCAATCCAGTTACATTCATTATATGCAACCTCATTCTGCAAAGAGTACTTAGGTGCACATATATTCTTCAAAGCCAAATTGAAGGTATGCACAACATAAGGTGACCAAAATATATGAGGATATTCAGTTTCAACAATAGATCCTGCAGCCTTCATAACAGACGCATTATCAGTAATAATTTGGACAACATGTTGATGCCCAACCTCACCAATGACCTTTAGAAGCAAGTCAGCAATGAAGTGCTTGTCATTGTACTCTTTGGTACCATCAATGGATTTGATAAAAAGTGACCCTTTCTGTGATGGAGCCATAAAATTGATAAGTGGCCTTTTTTGTACATCTGTCCACCTATCACTTACAATGCTTAAACCCTTTTCTTTCCAAGTGTCCTTAATTGACCTCAACAACTTCTCAATATGTGCCCTCTCTTTTTGCAACAAAATTGTTCTTAATTTATTGTAACCCGGAGGAATATAGCTCACTAAATTATTATTAGCTGCAAACTTGATCATCTCAATCCAATACGGGTTCTTAGCAAAGTGAAAGGGTAAACCAGCAGAATAAAATGTCGTAGTAATAAAAGAATCTAATTGCTCTTGACATTGATTGTTAAAAACCCTCTTCAAAGGAGAATtcacaaccctttttttttttttgaaaaatgggaTGACTTGTAGCTGTACTACTCTCCCTACTGCCCAAATTAAGACTAGTAGGAGAATCAGTTGGTAAAGACACTAGCTTAGGCTTCTTCAATCTATGCGAAGATTCCTCAAACGCATCTTCTAATTTCTGCATTTCATCATGATACTCATCTCCAACCTTGGCACATGCTTGTATTCCAAACTTTGGCAGTTTTAACAAGTGTGCCTTCACCCTTGAATAAGACCCCTTGAAagttttttcacaataattacATTTGAAAGAAACATTCCCACCACCAACACTTGCTTTTTCTAACCTAATAACATATTTCCATAGAGGAGCAAGAACTATCTCAGCTGATGATTTCTCACTTTCATTTTCAGTCTTCATTTTAGTAAAATCAACTACAATATTTaacttcaataaataaataaaactatagcaggacacacaaaaacaaatttataaattataagttataactaa
The sequence above is drawn from the Quercus robur chromosome 7, dhQueRobu3.1, whole genome shotgun sequence genome and encodes:
- the LOC126691168 gene encoding uncharacterized protein LOC126691168: MKTENESEKSSAEIVLAPLWKYVIRLEKASVGGGNVSFKCNYCEKTFKGSYSRVKAHLLKLPKFGIQACAKVGDEYHDEMQKLEDAFEESSHRLKKPKLVSLPTDSPTSLNLGKQLDSFITTTFYSAGLPFHFAKNPYWIEMIKFAANNNLVSYIPPGYNKLRTILLQKERAHIEKLLRSIKDTWKEKGLSIVSDRWTDVQKRPLINFMAPSQKGSLFIKSIDGTKEYNDKHFIADLLLKVIGEVGHQHVVQIITDNASVMKAAGSIVETEYPHIFWSPYVVHTFNLALKNICAPKYSLQNEVAYNECNWIAQVSDEATFIRIFITNHSMRLAIFNSYSPLKLLAVAETRFASIIIMLKRLFQVKQNL